AATTGACACATATTAATCCGGACAATATGGCGCCTTATCTGCAGTTTGGCCTGAGCCATGCGGTGGCTGTCGAGGGTGGTAAAACGGTTTTTCTTTCAGGCCAGGTGGGCTGGGACGAAAACGGAAACATTGCCGGCCCGGATCTTGCCAGCCAGCTCGCCCAAGCGCATGTCAATATCAAGAAAATTTTGGCGGCAGCCGGCGCCACGCCGGCAGACATCGTCCGCCTCAACACCTATGTCGCAAATTACGTTCCGGAAGATGGCGCTGTGGTAAACGCCGCTAATCACAAATTGTTCGCTGGCATCACGCCGCCTTCGGCCACTCTGCTCGGTGTCCAGGCTCTCTACGCGCCGGACATCCGTTGCGAGGTCGAGGCGACGGTGGTGGTCGGGGCGTAGCGGCAGATCTTACCGCGCGACGCCGGGGATCG
The sequence above is drawn from the Pseudomonadota bacterium genome and encodes:
- a CDS encoding RidA family protein, encoding MTKLTHINPDNMAPYLQFGLSHAVAVEGGKTVFLSGQVGWDENGNIAGPDLASQLAQAHVNIKKILAAAGATPADIVRLNTYVANYVPEDGAVVNAANHKLFAGITPPSATLLGVQALYAPDIRCEVEATVVVGA